A region of Dictyostelium discoideum AX4 chromosome 1 chromosome, whole genome shotgun sequence DNA encodes the following proteins:
- a CDS encoding PB1 domain-containing protein (Similar to UBA): MVNLILKIQHNDDTRRVSMERDPTFLELRKMTVTFFKINSFLIKYFDEDKDLITITSDNDLKEAFSIATTSPRTVRLFVSKTEEESSSETINNNNTTPSINNYQNPLSNSVNNNNNNNNNNDNNTMNLKPLIDSILANPNIAQLASASAVSCLTPKVHTSVYGIPTTGTDQTQIENLLSNLGSQNWINEIVQNSLSNIFKPNVNNNNQNQNQSTTTNNNNTTTTTTTSTTKNEEKQKTEKNENMVEHVGITCDGCDSKVFGNRYKCTVCHDYDLCSECESRGDQVHPTSHPLLKIAQPTPISCSWQHSNAGRSGIPHGFGGGRCTRKVYAARYLADISIKDGSVIPKGSSFTKTWRLRNDGKTSWPENTTLSFLSGDRFQYQTDIFVPVCQPGQDIDISVDLVAPTKTGRYTGYWRLSTPEGFGFGQSIWVDIYVIADEDDNKKQQPIIQEEKQQEEEQKDVVQRLPDSDSEDELLKQEQEKLEEEEEEEEEEKDEPKIEEEADSFCFLPFTPSPFSPFSIQNNVPASVQVPSEISNSFNIPPVAEQQQQEKINNNTSNNSNNYQLPPLPVVEQEQIIENVQPQVEELPKLEELSVNGEQEDIRRKCIGTLVSMGFSNTPNIIEIIKRYNFNINEIIDHLLSNQEQ, from the exons atggtaAATCTTATTTTAAAGATCCAACACAATGATGATACTAGAAGagt aTCAATGGAGAGGGATCCAacatttttagaattaagAAAGATGACAgttacattttttaaaattaatagttttttaattaaatattttgatgaggataaagatttaattacaattacatctgataatgatttaaaagaaGCATTTTCAATTGCAACTACATCACCACGTACTGTTAGATTATTTGTTTCAAAAACTGAAGAAGAATCTTCATCtgaaacaattaataataataataccacaccttcaattaataattatcaaaatccATTATCAAACtctgtaaataataataataataataataataataacgataataatactatgaatttaaaaccattaattgattcaattttagCAAATCCAAATATTGCTCAATTAGCTTCTGCATCTGCTGTAAGTTGTTTAACACCAAAAGTTCATACAAGTGTTTATGGTATTCCAACAACTGGTACTGATCAAActcaaattgaaaatttactTTCAAATCTTGGTTCACAAAATTGgataaatgaaattgttcAAAATTcactttcaaatatttttaaaccaaatgtaaataataataatcaaaatcaaaatcaatcaacaacaacaaataataataatactacaacaacaacaactacatcaacaacaaaaaatgaagaaaaacaaaaaactgaaaagaatgaaaatatGGTTGAACATGTTGGAATTACATGTGATGGTTGTGATTCAAAAGTATTTGGTAATCGTTATAAATGTACAGTTTGTCATGATTATGATTTATGTTCAGAATGTGAATCACGTGGAGACCAAGTTCATCCAACTTCTCATCCATTATTGAAAATCGCACAACCAACTCCAATTTCATGTTCATGGCAACATAGTAACGCTGGTCGTAGTGGTATTCCACATGgttttggtggtggtagatGTACTAGAAAAGTTTATGCAGCTCGTTATTTAGCtgatatttcaattaaagatgGTAGTGTCATTCCAAAGGGTTCCTCCTTTACCAAGACTTGGAGATTACGTAATGATGGTAAAACCTCTTGGCCAGAAAATACAACTCTCTCTTTCCTCTCTGGTGATAGATTCCAATATCAAACCGATATTTTTGTTCCAGTTTGTCAACCAGGTCAAGATATTGATATCTCTGTTGATTTAGTTGCTCCAACTAAAACTGGTAGATATACTGGTTATTGGAGATTATCAACTCCTGaaggttttggttttggtcaATCAATTTGGGTTGATATTTATGTAATTgctgatgaagatgataataaaaaacaacaaccaattattcaagaagaaaaacaacaagaagaagaacaaaaAGATGTTGTTCAACGTTTACCAGATAGCGATTCTGaagatgaattattaaaacaagaacaagaaaaattagaagaagaggaagaggaagaagaagaggaaaaGGATGAACCAAAAATTGAAGAAGAAGCCGATAGTTTTTGTTTCTTACCATTCACTCCATCACCattttcaccattttcaattcaaaataatgtACCAGCATCAGTTCAAGTTCCATcagaaatttcaaattcattcaaTATTCCACCAGTTgctgaacaacaacaacaagaaaaaataaataacaacacaagtaataattcaaataattatcaattaccaccattaccagtagttgaacaagaacaaattattgaaaatgttcAACCACAAGTTGAAGAATTACCAAAACTTGAAGAATTATCAGTAAATGGTGAACAAGAAGATATTAGACGTAAATGTATTGGTACATTGGTTTCAATGGGTTTCAGTAATACTCcaaatattattgaaattatcaaaagatataatttcaatatcaatGAAATCATTGACCATTTATTAAGTAATCAAgaacaataa
- a CDS encoding pyridoxal phosphate-dependent decarboxylase family protein: MSFIDQIPKSFIPKLDDFRNKLKPLEGSVDYCPKAWFLGPKAENSELLMTLLKRAIDAHLQSRINFHKEDAPIFEDSYKKDPVYLNAAKDMTKKVDEVLNFLKHSLPYSSFRYQGHMTSDVTIAGVIGATATILYNPNNVTVQASPVTTFIEMAVSNDLARMVGWEFPEKIPKFNNRHEKKLFEDKNIIPCFHLTCGGTVSNIEAFWASYWTKFIPLALKSALINEPELAGAKDIPVTLANGTVKKLIEVTSWEGSNINTDETVKLPYDVAEILNLEEAKVIFLLKKYHPSVIGNRKFFNDHNLKDPLMFASGAAHYSIPKAAALLGLGSGALISLPVDNHARVDLTDLKKRLDDCVANQIPVIHCVAVNGTTEESAVDDFEGMVLLRSDMNKKGLAFNLVADCAWGGYFSSIIKDDYQLENPKNDILYPTRTKQAPVPYSNDLNDTDSELFASKHFARQLRALKQFDTITIDPHKAGYIHYESASIGYRNKRFRDILVYTATYIGGSNVPSVGIYGIQGSKAGANAVAAYLSHSIMRTSKSGYGMILKRCLLSTRLFYLRLLWLCGDNDQFKVVGVPIEPSKETLDNLKSRLYDANGQMKSVDTICQDQQLVVDLAEVGPDQNIVCFGINFKDANGKWNTDYNKYCDVNNQIYERFDYKKEVGMAQFDLIFSNTAFNDQYGQVFQQSLAQRFGLTTNVPAFGSNKFQLPVLRSTVMDVFANETTKGSFFDVTMPLFKSECAKIVAAFVNASKASKPTL; encoded by the exons ATGAGTTTTATTGATCAAATCCCAAAAAGTTTTATTCCAAAGTTAGATGACtttagaaataaattaaaaccacTCGAAGGTTCAGTTGATTATTGTCCAAAg gcTTGGTTTTTAGGTCCAAAAGCAGAAAATTCTGAATTATTAATGACTCTCCTCAAAAGAGCAATTGATGCTCATCTTCAATCAAGAATCAATTTCCACAAAGAAGATGCACCAATTTTCGAAGATTCTTACAAAAAAGATCCTGTATACCTCAATGCAGCAAAAGACATGACCAAAAAAGTTGATgaagttttaaatttcttaaaaCACTCTCTTCCATATTCATCCTTTAGATATCAAGGACATATGACATCTGATGTTACTATTGCTGGTGTAATTGGTGCCACTGCTACtatt ttaTACAATCCAAACAATGTAACAGTTCAAGCAAGTCCAGTAACCACATTTATTGAAATGGCAGTTAGTAATGATCTTGCCCGTATGGTTGGTTGGGAATTTCCAGAAAAAATTCCAAAGTTTAATAACAGACATGAAAAGAAACTTTTTgaagataaaaatattattccATGCTTCCATTTAACTTGTGGTGGTACAGTTTCAAATATTGAAGCTTTCTGGGCTTCATACTGGACTAAATTTATTCCACTTGCTTTGAAATCTGCTCTTATCAACGAACCAGAATTAGCAGGTGCCAAAGATATTCCTGTCACATTGGCTAATGGTACAGTAAAGAAACTCATTGAAGTTACTTCATGGGAAGGTAGTAATATTAACACTGATGAAACTGTTAAACTTCCATATGATGTTgctgaaattttaaatcttgaaGAAGCCAAAGTTATTTTCTTATTAAAGAAATACCATCCATCTGTAATTGGTAACAGAAAATTCTTTAACGATCATAACTTAAAAGATCCACTCATGTTTGCTTCAGGTGCTGCTCATTATTCAATTCCAAAAGCTGCTGCTTTATTAGGTTTAGGATCTGGTGCATTAATTAGTTTGCCAGTTGATAACCATGCTCGTGTTGATTTAACTGATTTAAAGAAGAGATTAGATGATTGCGTTGCAAATCAAATTCCAGTTATTCATTGTGTGGCTGTTAATGGTACCACTGAAGAATCTGCAGTCGATGATTTCGAAGGTATGGTTCTCCTTAGAAGTGACATGAATAAAAAAGGTTTAGCCTTCAATTTAGTTGCTGATTGTGCTTGGGGTGGTTACTTTAGTTCAATCATTAAAGATGACTATCAACTCGAAAATCCAAAGAATGATATTTTATATCCAACAAGAACAAAACAAGCTCCAGTTCCATATTCAAATGATCTTAATGATACTGATTCCGAATTATTTGCTAGCAAACATTTTGCCAGACAATTAAGAGCATTAAAACAATTCGATACAATTACAATTGATCCACATAAAGCAGGATATATACATTATGAATC TGCATCTATTGGTTATCGTAATAAGAGATTCAGAGATATTTTAGTTTACACTGCAACCTATATTGGTGGATCAAATGTACCAAGTGTAGGTATCTATGGTATTCAAGGCTCAAAAGCTGGTGCCAATGCAGTTGCTGCTTATTTGAGCCATTCAATTATGCGTACATCAAAATCTGGTTATGGTATGATCTTAAAGAGATGTTTATTAAGTACAAGACTCTTCTACTTGAGATTATTATGGTTATGTGGTGATAATGATCAATTCAAAGTTGTTGGTGTACCAATTGAACCATCTAAGGAAACCCTCGATAATCTCAAATCAAGATTATACGATGCCAATGGTCAAATGAAGAGTGTTGATACAATTTGTCAAGATCAACAACTCGTCGTTGATTTAGCTGAAGTTGGACCAGATCAAAATATCGTTTGTTTTGGTATTAATTTCAAGGATGCCAATGGTAAGTGGAATACTGATTACAACAAATACTGTGATGTTAATAATCAAATCTATGAAAgatttgattataaaaaagaagTTGGTATGGctcaatttgatttaattttctcAAATACCGCTTTCAACGATCAGTATGGTCAAGTATTCCAACAAAGTCTTGCCCAAAGATTTGGTCTCACTACCAATGTTCCAGCTTTTGGTAGTAATAAATTCCAATTACCAGTTTTAAGATCAACTGTTATGGATGTCTTTGCTAACGAAACCACTAAAGGTTCATTCTTTGATGTTACAATGCCATTGTTCAAATCAGAATGCGCTAAAATTGTTGCTGCATTTGTTAACGCTTCCAAGGCTTCAAAACCAactctttaa
- the mkcF gene encoding MKC subfamily protein kinase, which yields MLYLVATGDYKGPSENHLSFTKGQRIEFLERTENGFIKGKLDGKVGIFPSSLITIETRPLSIIQNQPIKYSTETKDDTGSISSSTSTSTSSLTTPRAESSKDASGEQQPSTSTINGQSSSTSPILQSNGTTNTTTSSTSNNNIGDNISEKSFGDYDDTTSNHSKSASRLSVASFSTTTTATTTTTTTTTATSSKDKDKKDKKEKKEKKDKKSKDDDKSEKEGLYRKSKGSSSSSSSSSSSTKRRYANRKACEPWVVKKYEDIPEEVKSDMLKEDIPIKDIQDHFKLFLRILKFITRQKITLLIPIDPTIPTKEMNLLDLSDAESVAKSTTMFTREEIRTSAFDNVDAFVDAPIMDDNEKAAKTTEIKLERKRILTGISTEFLGQASTTIRVIPSSDIKKRIKFTHMVGRGQYGKVYDALYDKKRVCVKVVNYSTPKEQHNVLQEIGFLTQCDHPNILKYNCSVLYGSDLFIVSEFIQGGTLEQASASSHVFKETQVGFIGLELLKAISYLHEKKLIHRDIKAANVMVSTDGEVKLIDFGLCASVEKGGSQHMVGSPYYMSPEMIRGEECSYPSDIWSFGICILELLFKKPPHRDSRMKAMFYNAINGIDFPKIRCSIDLKDMLWQCFESNPEKRSTVDKLMRHPFFKRCESKSQMKSVFTDMFSTSSKNSISTTGFF from the exons atgttatatTTAGTAGCAACTGGTGATTATAAAGGTCCATCAGAAAATCATTTATCTTTTACAAAAGGTCAaagaattgaatttttagaaaGAACTGAAAATGGTTTTATTAAAGGTAAACTTGATGGTAAAGTTGGTATTTTTCCATCATCTTTAATTACAATTGAAACTAGACCATTATCt attattcaaaatcaaccaattaaatattcaacaGAAACAAAAGATGATACAggatcaatttcatcatcaacatcaacatcaacatcatcattaacAACACCAAGAGCAGAATCATCAAAAGATGCATCGGGTGAGCAACaaccatcaacatcaacaattaatggacaatcatcatcaacttcaCCAATTTTACAATCAAATGGTACAACCAACActacaacatcatcaacatcaaataataatattggtgaTAATATAAGTGAAAAATCATTTGGTGATTATGATGATACAACAAGTAATCATAGTAAATCAGCAAGTAGATTATCAGTTGCAAGtttttcaacaacaaccactgcaacaactacaacaaccacaactacaacagcaacatcatcaaaagataaagataaaaaagataaaaaagaaaaaaaagaaaaaaaagataaaaagagtaaagatgatgataagAGTGAAAAAGAAGGTTTATATCGTAAATCTAAAGGATCATCATcgtcgtcatcatcatcatcatcatcaactaaaCGTAGATATGCAAATAGAAAAGCATGTGAACCATGGGTAGTAAAGAAATATGAAGACATTCCAGAAGAAGTTAAATCTGATATGTTAAAAGAGGATATACCAATTAAAGATATTCAAGaccattttaaattatttttaagaaTTCTTAAATTTATAACACGTCAAAAGATTACATTATTGATACCAATTGATCCAACCATACCAACAAAAGAGATGAATTTATTAGATTTATCAGATGCAGAGAGTGTtgcaaaatcaacaacaatgtTCACTCGTGAAGAGATTAGAACTTCAGCATTTGATAATGTTGATGCATTTGTCGATGCGCCAATTAtggatgataatgaaaaggCAGCAAAAACCACCGAGATTAAGCTAGAGAGAAAACGTATTCTAACTGGTATTTCCACAGAGTTTTTAGGTCAAGCATCAACTACAATTCGTGTCATTCCAAGTAGTGATATAAAGAAACGTATTAAATTCACTCATATGGTTGGTAGAGGTCAGTATGGTAAAGTCTACGATGCACTATACGATAAGAAGAGGGTTTGTGTCAAGGTTGTCAATTATTCAACACCAAAGGAACAACATAATGTATTGCAAGAGATTGGTTTCCTAACTCAATGCGATCatccaaatattttaaaatacaattGTTCAGTACTCTATGGTAGTGATCTTTTCATCGTTAGTGAATTCATTCAAGGTGGTACATTGGAGCAAGCATCGGCATCATCACATGTTTTCAAAGAGACTCAGGTTGGTTTCATTGGTTTGGAGCTTTTGAAAGCGATTTCATACCTACATGAAAAGAAGTTAATTCATCGTGATATCAAGGCTGCCAATGTAATGGTTTCAACTGATGGTGAGGTCAAGTTAATCGATTTCGGTCTTTGCGCTTCCGTTGAAAAAGGTGGTTCACAACATATGGTGGGTTCACCCTACTATATGTCACCAGAGATGATCCGTGGAGAAGAATGTTCTTACCCTTCCGATATTTGGAGTTTTGGTATTTGTATATTAGAGTTGTTATTTAAGAAACCTCCTCATCGTGACTCTAGAATGAAAGCAATGTTTTATAATGCTATCAATGGTATTGATTTCCCAAAGATTCGTTGTTCAATCGATTTAAAAGATATGTTATGGCAATGTTTTGAATCAAATCCTGAAAAACGTTCTActgttgataaattaatgaGACATCCTTTCTTTAAAAGATGTGAATCAAAATCTCAAATGAAGTCTGTATTTACTGATATGTTTTCAACTTcttcaaaaaattcaatttcaactactggtttcttttaa